Proteins from a single region of Leucoraja erinacea ecotype New England chromosome 25, Leri_hhj_1, whole genome shotgun sequence:
- the rtn4r gene encoding reticulon-4 receptor, with protein sequence MGEGNRLLFLALCLHYLPKAEPCPKGCTCYTEPMTVSCQQQGFQSIPEGIPFRSQRIFLQNNRIPLVSSSSFSSRQNLTVLWLHSNNISIIQSGAFAGLERLEELDIGENINLRSLIPTAFNGLVRLHTLHIHRCGLADLPKGIFKGLRSLQYLYLQGNVLEKLRDDLFADLANLTSLFLHGNRVKGLTENVFRGLSNLDKLLLHENRISAVHRRAFHDLGKLGMLYLFNNNLTVLTGQTMEPLVTLQYLRLNGNQWICDCRAQTLWEWFRRFRGSSSVLECHIPARLFGRDLKALSSRDLETCLESSNQIRTSIFSTRTRSGKLPSAQPPLDSRDGSVVCCQPDPDQSSITSTKDKSPPSSYNSRGFTNNPLKDKENISKTKYAENDLSKNGSYKNGLSDAPMGTYSAKIDQSLVMLNPELLDNLESSTTPTTKKKRKCYKKPKADSSHCRLNNGSGGVIVCKSVLHSAWLIAVLLLLRCQV encoded by the exons ATGGGTGAAG GGAACAGGCTCCTCTTCCTCGCACTTTGCCTGCACTATCTCCCCAAGGCCGAACCGTGTCCAAAGGGTTGTACGTGTTACACCGAGCCCATGACAGTCAGTTGCCAACAGCAAGGGTTCCAATCAATACCCGAGGGGATCCCATTCCGAAGCCAACGGATCTTTCTTCAGAACAACAGGATACCCCTGGTGAGCTCCAGCAGTTTCAGTTCTCGGCAGAACCTGACCGTGCTGTGGCTGCACTCCAATAACATCAGTATCATCCAGTCCGGCGCGTTTGCTGGCTTGGAGCGGCTGGAAGAGCTGGATATTGGGGAGAACATCAACCTCAGGTCGCTGATCCCGACCGCTTTCAACGGACTGGTGCGGCTGCACACTTTGCACATCCACAGGTGCGGACTGGCCGACTTGCCCAAGGGCATATTCAAGGGGCTGAGGTCCCTGCAGTACCTCTACCTGCAGGGAAACGTGTTGGAGAAGCTGCGGGACGACCTGTTCGCGGACTTGGCCAACCTCACGTCTTTGTTCCTGCACGGCAACCGAGTCAAAGGCCTGACTGAGAACGTGTTCCGGGGTTTGAGCAACCTGGACAAATTGCTGCTGCATGAAAACCGGATCAGCGCGGTGCATCGCAGGGCCTTCCACGACCTGGGCAAGCTAGGGATGTTGTACCTCTTCAACAACAACCTCACCGTGCTGACGGGGCAGACTATGGAGCCGCTGGTGACACTACAGTACCTCCGACTCAATGGAAACCAGTGGATTTGCGACTGCCGAGCCCAGACCCTTTGGGAGTGGTTCAGGCGCTTCCGCGGGTCAAGTTCTGTATTGGAATGTCACATCCCCGCTCGCCTGTTCGGCCGGGATCTGAAAGCACTGAGCAGTCGGGATCTGGAAACGTGCCTGGAATCCTCCAACCAGATCCGGACCAGTATTTTCAGTACGAGAACCAGGTCTGGCAAACTGCCAAGCGCGCAACCGCCGCTGGATTCGCGGGATGGGTCTGTCGTGTGCTGCCAACCGGACCCTGACCAGTCCTCCATCACCTCGACCAAAGACAAATCCCCCCCGTCGTCCTACAACAGCAGAGGCTTCACCAACAACCCGCTGAAGGACAAAGAGAACATCTCCAAGACTAAGTACGCGGAGAACGATTTGTCAAAAAACGGAAGCTACAAAAACGGCTTGAGCGACGCTCCCATGGGGACCTACTCTGCCAAAATAGACCAATCGTTAGTCATGCTCAATCCTGAATTATTGGACAACCTAGAGTCCTCTACAACCCCCACGACTAAAAAGAAACGAAAATGCTATAAAAAGCCCAAGGCGGACTCGTCGCATTGCCGTCTTAACAACGGTTCAGGCGGAGTTATTGTGTGCAAGTCAGTACTACACTCAGCCTGGTTAATAGCCGTCTTACTGCTGCTTCGTTGCCAGGTGTAA